From one Bacillota bacterium genomic stretch:
- the rsmG gene encoding 16S rRNA (guanine(527)-N(7))-methyltransferase RsmG: MDNDLESMLLKGAEEFGVRLDKGQVDKFFMYMELLKTWNEKVNLTSIKEDRDIIVKHFIDSLSILPYILPYKNSKSSRLIDIGTGAGFPGIPLKIACNELDITLLDSVEKKVKFLEECIDSLKLSKIKAFHGRAEDYGNNPLYREKFDISTARAVANLPVLLEYCLPFVRIGGIFIAMKGKSSDEVKDSMNAMDILGGKIEIIKQITLPFSDNKRNIIIIKKFRQIPAKYPRKAGKPSKMPLI, encoded by the coding sequence ATGGACAATGACCTTGAAAGCATGCTTTTAAAGGGGGCAGAAGAATTTGGAGTAAGGCTGGATAAAGGTCAGGTAGATAAGTTCTTTATGTATATGGAGCTTTTAAAAACATGGAATGAAAAGGTAAATCTTACATCTATAAAAGAAGACAGAGATATCATAGTAAAGCATTTTATTGATTCTCTGAGCATTCTCCCATATATACTTCCTTATAAAAATAGTAAAAGCTCCAGGCTGATAGATATAGGTACAGGGGCGGGTTTCCCTGGTATACCCTTAAAAATTGCATGTAATGAACTGGATATAACACTGCTAGATTCTGTTGAGAAAAAAGTTAAATTTCTTGAAGAATGTATAGATTCCCTTAAGCTAAGCAAGATTAAGGCTTTCCATGGGAGGGCAGAGGATTACGGCAATAACCCTCTTTATAGAGAGAAGTTTGATATATCTACGGCAAGGGCTGTGGCAAATTTGCCTGTGTTATTGGAATACTGCCTTCCCTTTGTCCGAATCGGGGGAATATTTATTGCAATGAAAGGAAAAAGCTCTGACGAAGTAAAAGATTCTATGAATGCGATGGATATACTTGGGGGCAAAATTGAAATTATAAAGCAAATAACTTTACCCTTTTCTGATAATAAAAGAAATATAATTATTATAAAAAAGTTTCGACAAATTCCTGCAAAATATCCCAGAAAAGCAGGAAAACCATCGAAGATGCCGTTGATATAA